A section of the Dehalobacter sp. DCM genome encodes:
- a CDS encoding prepilin peptidase has translation MPLLLQGGFFIALLSAASLWDLKKRIIPDTICVFIALTGLFIFEPIRLLGIFAAIPFLLAALIWDGIGGGDIKLMAAAGLVLGLQKSMAAIIMGLTAMLVFHAIYTLIQRLRGRNAPKAYPLAPFLSLGCLAAYFLI, from the coding sequence ATGCCGCTTCTCTTGCAGGGCGGTTTTTTTATTGCCCTTTTGTCTGCAGCCTCCCTTTGGGATCTTAAAAAAAGGATCATCCCCGACACCATTTGTGTGTTCATCGCCCTGACAGGATTGTTCATATTTGAACCAATTAGACTGCTCGGTATTTTTGCCGCCATACCGTTTCTGCTCGCCGCCCTGATCTGGGATGGCATAGGCGGCGGGGATATCAAGCTTATGGCGGCTGCGGGGCTGGTGCTGGGCCTACAAAAGAGCATGGCCGCCATAATTATGGGTTTAACAGCCATGCTGGTATTCCATGCAATCTATACACTGATCCAAAGGCTGCGCGGGAGGAATGCTCCAAAGGCATACCCTCTCGCGCCTTTTCTTTCTCTCGGCTGCCTTGCAGCATATTTCTTAATTTAA
- a CDS encoding DNA adenine methylase: protein MNSIISWVGGKKALRDLIYQRMPKEFGRYIEVFGGGGWVLFGRTPDAAMEVYNDFNSDLANLFRCVRDRPFALLKELNFLPLNGRDEFIVLKRYLEKEEFTNEYLREELELAERYLSELQYEEIKLILLENAQMNDVKRAAAFYRLIRLSYGSGCTSYGCQPFDIRKTFHLLWQGSRRLKDTVIENKDFEELIRQYDRENAFIYCDPPYYQTEGHYAVEFKKEDHVRLRDNLAACQGKWLVSYNDCAYIRELYEDYHIEAVSRINNLAQRYDNGCEYAEVLISNYDTGERLRDMPTQLGLFDLACFNGME, encoded by the coding sequence ATGAACAGCATCATCAGCTGGGTGGGCGGCAAAAAAGCACTGCGGGACTTGATCTACCAGCGGATGCCAAAAGAATTCGGACGGTATATTGAAGTCTTCGGCGGCGGGGGCTGGGTGCTGTTCGGACGGACACCCGACGCCGCCATGGAGGTCTACAACGACTTTAATTCTGACCTTGCGAATCTTTTTCGTTGCGTCCGCGACCGCCCCTTCGCTCTACTAAAGGAGCTGAATTTCCTTCCGCTGAACGGGCGGGATGAATTCATTGTCTTGAAAAGGTATCTGGAGAAGGAGGAATTTACAAACGAGTACCTGCGAGAGGAACTGGAGCTCGCTGAGCGGTATCTTTCGGAACTGCAGTATGAAGAAATCAAGCTAATCCTTTTGGAAAACGCGCAGATGAACGATGTGAAACGCGCCGCCGCTTTTTACAGACTCATCCGCTTAAGCTATGGAAGCGGATGCACCAGCTATGGCTGCCAGCCCTTCGACATCCGTAAAACCTTTCACCTTCTCTGGCAGGGCAGCCGGAGGCTTAAGGATACGGTCATTGAGAACAAGGACTTTGAAGAACTGATAAGGCAGTATGATCGTGAGAATGCCTTCATCTACTGTGACCCGCCATATTATCAGACGGAAGGACACTACGCTGTGGAATTCAAAAAAGAAGATCATGTGCGGCTCCGAGATAACCTGGCGGCCTGCCAGGGCAAATGGCTGGTGAGCTATAACGACTGCGCTTATATCCGGGAGTTGTACGAGGACTATCACATTGAAGCGGTCAGTCGAATCAACAACCTCGCCCAGCGGTATGACAACGGCTGCGAATATGCCGAAGTCCTAATCTCCAATTACGATACCGGTGAACGACTGAGGGACATGCCGACCCAGTTGGGGCTATTCGACCTCGCCTGTTTTAACGGCATGGAATAA
- a CDS encoding DUF6133 family protein: MKKFLYTMKRKFSFTLKKVKAQLTLKYLMTKSLLCSQRGEGFVDTAIKILMAVVIGALVLAGLYALFGETVLPTLKQRIIDMFNFGN; encoded by the coding sequence ATGAAAAAATTCCTGTACACAATGAAGAGAAAGTTTTCCTTCACCTTGAAAAAAGTTAAGGCTCAGCTGACATTAAAGTACCTGATGACAAAATCATTACTCTGCTCCCAGCGAGGGGAGGGCTTTGTGGATACCGCCATTAAAATTTTAATGGCAGTGGTCATCGGTGCCCTCGTCCTTGCCGGCCTGTACGCACTGTTTGGTGAAACTGTCCTGCCGACCTTGAAACAGCGTATTATTGACATGTTCAACTTTGGAAACTGA
- a CDS encoding SpoVG family protein encodes MSKAQATAKAPQESAQTAAEQPLPMKVDVKIGSIRPEGNIKAYASINLNDCFAIRNVKVVDSSKGLFIAMLSYKSGNGEYKDICFPVTKEFREQLNNAVIDAYHQALTQSQSQNQQKAADKPSLEQAPEQSAGMQMAGL; translated from the coding sequence ATGAGCAAAGCACAAGCTACCGCCAAAGCTCCGCAGGAATCTGCGCAAACCGCCGCGGAGCAGCCTCTGCCCATGAAGGTGGATGTGAAGATCGGCTCCATCCGTCCGGAAGGCAATATCAAGGCTTACGCGTCCATCAACCTGAATGACTGCTTCGCCATTCGCAACGTGAAGGTGGTGGACAGCTCCAAGGGGCTGTTCATTGCCATGCTCAGCTACAAGTCGGGAAACGGCGAGTACAAGGACATTTGCTTCCCGGTTACCAAGGAATTCCGGGAGCAGCTGAACAATGCGGTCATTGACGCCTACCATCAGGCCCTCACCCAGAGTCAGAGCCAAAACCAGCAAAAGGCGGCGGATAAACCGTCTTTGGAACAGGCACCGGAGCAGAGCGCCGGTATGCAGATGGCGGGACTATAA
- a CDS encoding S-layer homology domain-containing protein codes for MKQKGKRIGILALVLILLVCGGIYTAYRLHPEAFIRQDEIITRGEFAAILVRDIPLDTANAAKDPPSFPDIDGHWSEKNIEALIDADIIDPADYPDGFHPDDPITRAEIIKMLVRISGMDDEAKNTQGHSGYEDQDAINDEDKGYLIVGREDGIIGETDDNKIHPNDPVTKGEADDLIDKVTPETPTPPPVTPTPTPPSQTPTPEQPTPTPTNPDDEQPTPTPTPTNPGNNSGGGSGGGSYYYPDAEVRFEFPAIAHTDTEIKVMPVWKYMSSFSWSLTKTDVDGSQHPVELKDAVSGTLGLEGGTIRFNQDGQYTLTAKAKNVIGKETVLSKQITVYPVIDLSFDLPETTHTDKSVTLTFQLEKLYGHDIVWTAAKDGETVQPADILNGELGSEGGTFVFKAKGEYTLTAAITDDTGRVFIHTEKTKVYPVAGIAFELPAASHTDTTLEVSTTLTEADGLTVAWNLTKNGETAVLADELEGSLTNDGGKIRFKDKGVYMLTGAITDETDRIFETSKTITIYPVGSIGFYVPEITHTDKAVRVESRFENLGEAAIQWSLTKDGEAVTLTDAVLGELTNEGGSIFFKEKGEYVLKAAFTDPAGRTYSYTAPVKVYPVPSISYKLPETAYTDTIVSVIPEILELGSLKVEWLLENGFGFQDSATYVDGTLENSGGSIRFKHAGTYELIARITDETGRVFLFENGGRIEVLPVQNISFEFPESTHTDRTVDLRTRGNNNVLPVEWSLTKDGETVDISDALGGTLNAYGGKIQFKDVGSYTLTASMTDALGRVFSYSASTTVYPIPSISLSVQHTWHAGDAGTVSVSGTDLENLTAGWTIIQGDGGAQPYYIYSSGTLTKTGGSLTFPAKGQYELILTMTDPTGRTFTRSRCITVYPIPSILLSVSQTWHAGESGTVSVSGTDLENLTADWSVIQGNSDVKPYSAYASGTLTKEGGSLTFPVKGQYELILTMTDPTGRAFTRSQSFTVYPIPSVSLSVQQHWYAGEPGTVSVSGTDLENLTADWTAIQGSSSAKPYSAYASGTLTKAGGSLTFPSKGQYELILTLTDPTGRTFAGSQSFTVYPIPTMSIGVPSLTYSGESMAVTASGTELSGASVDWLLSVDNGEAKPYTEYATGSLGTSGGTLRLYTDKTISVKLRAVVTDTNGRKFNFTSNAGTVKPIASFPFTVPSSAHIGSGFYVSLPGTSGLEGRTLNWSLTKGGNTDSYTGSLSNSGGTIAIQSTGSYVLTASTTDSAGRNFSYSQNITITNNAPNKPTGSASVTRTAKDSKLLVNLSAYASDPDGDAVSLEYSGNTADSYYAVGTQTVWVRAKDAWGLYSDWTGITFTVTNSAPTTPVITRTPDGNSIAPGVAITISASSTDPDGDAITYIWEGRPAQTSTAYPLGKNVVRVKAVDSTGAESPWAAIVFFIADPNHGGGMTLTGPESVILEQGIAGATITNYTFTVPPVDGHSGQDYGRVRGYNILTGQWDQLDYGTTTNGITFSRSLSPGLYSQLEFYYYTNHDCMYNKSNITYSVTFYFQ; via the coding sequence ATGAAACAAAAAGGAAAACGCATCGGCATTCTCGCCCTTGTTCTCATCCTTCTGGTGTGCGGCGGAATCTATACGGCATACCGCCTGCATCCGGAAGCCTTCATCCGGCAGGATGAAATCATCACACGCGGTGAGTTTGCCGCCATTCTGGTGCGGGATATACCGCTGGATACCGCAAACGCGGCGAAAGACCCACCCAGCTTTCCTGACATCGACGGCCACTGGTCGGAGAAAAACATTGAGGCACTCATCGACGCCGACATCATTGACCCTGCTGATTATCCGGACGGCTTCCATCCTGATGACCCTATAACCCGCGCTGAGATCATCAAGATGCTCGTGCGGATCAGCGGAATGGATGACGAAGCGAAAAACACGCAGGGACACAGCGGCTATGAGGATCAGGATGCCATTAACGATGAGGACAAAGGATACCTCATTGTCGGCCGTGAGGACGGTATCATAGGAGAAACGGACGATAACAAAATCCATCCTAATGATCCGGTGACCAAGGGAGAAGCCGATGACCTGATCGACAAGGTTACACCGGAAACCCCCACACCGCCACCGGTCACACCAACTCCAACGCCTCCTTCACAAACTCCGACCCCGGAGCAGCCGACACCCACGCCAACGAATCCGGATGATGAGCAGCCGACTCCAACACCCACGCCAACGAATCCTGGCAATAACTCCGGTGGCGGTTCAGGAGGCGGCTCATATTATTATCCGGATGCGGAGGTACGGTTTGAGTTTCCCGCCATAGCACATACCGATACGGAAATCAAAGTGATGCCCGTGTGGAAATACATGAGCAGCTTCTCGTGGTCGCTGACCAAAACTGATGTGGACGGCTCCCAACATCCTGTAGAACTGAAAGATGCCGTCAGCGGTACTCTCGGATTAGAGGGCGGTACTATCAGGTTTAATCAGGATGGGCAATACACATTGACCGCCAAGGCAAAGAATGTAATTGGAAAAGAAACTGTGCTGTCCAAACAGATCACAGTCTATCCGGTCATCGATCTGAGCTTTGACCTTCCGGAAACGACTCACACGGACAAATCGGTTACTCTCACCTTCCAGCTGGAAAAACTCTATGGACACGACATTGTATGGACAGCAGCAAAAGACGGGGAAACCGTTCAGCCGGCCGACATTCTCAACGGCGAGCTTGGGAGCGAAGGCGGCACTTTTGTGTTCAAAGCAAAGGGCGAATATACACTTACCGCTGCCATCACGGATGACACCGGACGAGTCTTTATCCATACAGAAAAAACAAAAGTCTATCCGGTGGCTGGAATTGCTTTTGAGCTTCCAGCAGCCTCCCATACGGATACAACTCTTGAGGTTTCAACAACACTGACAGAAGCGGACGGACTTACTGTAGCTTGGAACCTTACCAAGAACGGTGAAACTGCTGTGCTTGCCGATGAACTGGAAGGTTCCCTGACCAATGACGGCGGGAAAATTCGCTTCAAGGACAAAGGCGTGTATATGCTCACCGGAGCGATCACCGATGAAACCGACAGAATCTTTGAAACCTCTAAAACCATCACCATCTACCCGGTAGGTTCCATTGGTTTCTATGTGCCGGAAATCACCCATACAGACAAGGCTGTCCGCGTGGAGAGCCGCTTCGAAAACCTTGGAGAAGCCGCAATCCAATGGTCGCTGACCAAGGATGGAGAGGCTGTCACCTTAACCGATGCGGTCCTGGGGGAATTGACTAACGAGGGCGGCTCCATCTTCTTTAAAGAAAAAGGCGAATATGTTCTGAAAGCAGCTTTTACAGATCCTGCTGGCAGGACGTATAGCTACACAGCACCGGTTAAGGTCTATCCTGTTCCCAGCATTTCTTACAAGCTGCCTGAAACCGCCTACACCGATACCATTGTCAGTGTAATTCCAGAAATCTTGGAATTAGGCAGCCTAAAAGTTGAATGGCTGTTAGAGAACGGCTTCGGATTCCAGGATTCTGCGACTTATGTCGATGGAACTCTGGAAAACAGCGGCGGTTCCATCCGATTCAAGCACGCCGGTACCTATGAGCTGATCGCCCGAATCACAGATGAAACCGGGCGGGTATTTCTGTTTGAAAACGGCGGCAGGATCGAAGTCCTGCCGGTGCAGAACATTTCCTTCGAGTTTCCTGAATCGACCCACACCGACCGCACTGTTGATCTCCGGACCCGCGGCAACAACAATGTGCTGCCGGTGGAATGGTCGCTTACCAAAGACGGAGAGACTGTGGATATTTCCGATGCTTTGGGGGGTACGCTGAACGCCTACGGCGGAAAAATACAGTTTAAAGATGTCGGAAGCTATACCCTGACGGCCTCCATGACGGACGCACTTGGCAGGGTGTTCTCCTATAGTGCATCCACTACGGTCTATCCGATCCCGTCAATTTCACTCAGCGTTCAGCATACCTGGCATGCCGGAGATGCTGGAACTGTCAGTGTCAGCGGCACGGACTTGGAGAATCTCACTGCGGGCTGGACAATCATCCAGGGTGATGGCGGCGCACAGCCGTATTACATCTACTCCTCCGGCACTCTGACTAAAACAGGCGGCAGCCTGACCTTCCCGGCAAAGGGTCAGTACGAGCTGATCCTCACTATGACGGACCCCACCGGCCGAACCTTTACCAGAAGCCGGTGTATTACGGTCTATCCCATTCCTTCAATTTTACTCAGCGTATCGCAGACCTGGCACGCCGGCGAGTCTGGAACGGTCAGCGTCAGCGGCACGGATCTGGAAAACCTCACTGCGGACTGGTCTGTCATTCAGGGAAATAGCGACGTGAAGCCTTATTCAGCCTATGCCTCCGGGACTCTGACCAAAGAGGGCGGCAGCCTGACCTTCCCGGTGAAGGGACAGTACGAGCTGATCCTCACTATGACGGACCCCACTGGCCGTGCCTTTACCAGAAGCCAGAGCTTCACGGTTTATCCCATCCCGTCTGTTTCACTCAGCGTCCAGCAGCACTGGTACGCTGGTGAACCTGGAACAGTCAGCGTCAGCGGCACAGATTTGGAGAATCTTACTGCAGACTGGACGGCTATTCAGGGAAGCAGCAGCGCGAAGCCTTATTCTGCATATGCCTCCGGGACCCTGACCAAAGCAGGGGGCAGCCTGACCTTCCCTTCGAAAGGACAGTATGAACTGATCCTCACCCTGACAGACCCCACCGGCCGAACCTTTGCCGGAAGTCAGAGCTTCACGGTGTACCCCATTCCAACCATGAGCATTGGCGTACCATCGCTGACCTACAGCGGCGAGTCTATGGCAGTCACTGCCTCCGGTACTGAGCTGAGCGGAGCATCCGTTGACTGGCTCCTTTCGGTGGATAACGGCGAGGCAAAGCCCTACACGGAATATGCAACCGGCTCCCTTGGGACCAGCGGCGGCACTCTGCGGCTCTATACGGATAAAACCATTTCCGTGAAGCTGCGGGCGGTGGTCACCGATACCAACGGGCGTAAATTCAACTTCACCTCCAATGCAGGAACGGTCAAACCCATTGCCAGCTTCCCGTTTACGGTTCCGTCCTCCGCTCATATCGGCTCCGGCTTTTATGTTTCCCTGCCGGGAACATCCGGACTGGAGGGCAGGACTCTTAATTGGTCGCTGACCAAGGGCGGAAACACGGACAGCTATACCGGAAGCCTCTCAAACAGCGGCGGAACCATTGCTATCCAAAGTACCGGAAGCTATGTCCTGACTGCAAGCACCACCGACAGCGCCGGCAGAAACTTCAGCTATTCGCAGAACATCACCATCACCAACAATGCACCGAATAAGCCGACCGGAAGCGCGTCGGTAACCCGAACCGCAAAGGATAGCAAGCTGCTGGTTAACCTCTCAGCCTATGCCAGCGATCCGGACGGCGATGCTGTGAGCCTGGAATACTCCGGCAACACAGCAGACAGCTACTATGCCGTAGGTACCCAAACCGTGTGGGTTCGAGCAAAGGACGCGTGGGGGCTATATTCCGACTGGACGGGCATCACCTTTACAGTAACAAACTCCGCGCCTACAACGCCGGTGATTACCCGTACTCCTGACGGTAACAGCATTGCCCCCGGTGTGGCAATTACCATTTCCGCCTCCAGCACAGACCCCGATGGCGATGCCATCACCTATATATGGGAAGGACGCCCGGCGCAGACCAGCACTGCCTATCCCCTCGGTAAGAATGTGGTGCGCGTGAAGGCTGTGGATTCCACCGGAGCCGAGTCGCCCTGGGCGGCTATCGTGTTCTTTATCGCCGACCCCAATCACGGCGGCGGCATGACACTGACCGGTCCGGAGTCCGTCATTCTGGAACAGGGTATCGCGGGAGCGACCATTACCAATTACACCTTTACAGTGCCGCCTGTCGATGGACACAGCGGTCAGGACTATGGACGTGTCCGCGGCTACAACATATTGACCGGACAATGGGATCAGCTGGACTACGGCACAACCACTAACGGTATTACCTTCAGCCGTTCATTATCACCGGGACTCTATAGCCAGCTTGAGTTCTACTATTATACCAATCACGATTGCATGTACAACAAAAGCAATATCACTTATTCTGTCACCTTCTATTTTCAGTAA
- a CDS encoding YodL domain-containing protein, producing MNGIQIKNNRILYYGNTAGYIEKDRAIVDPMFQNEELRSYLTEKKGLELEWRNGTFARMAEGKIDPEGNLQVLKKCRVHQLKPDVDVMMKFIGYDELLEHFGEPDPDNYRVVYDGEVETNNLEELFAKFNLDHPLGYEGHSLSMSDVVELYDDSGSSFHYVDRFGFKEIPFQPQEQELYQGPTMSL from the coding sequence ATGAACGGTATTCAGATTAAGAACAACCGCATCCTTTACTACGGCAATACAGCCGGCTATATCGAAAAGGACAGGGCCATTGTTGACCCGATGTTTCAGAACGAGGAACTCCGGTCCTATCTCACAGAGAAAAAAGGACTGGAGCTGGAGTGGAGAAACGGCACATTTGCACGGATGGCAGAGGGAAAGATCGATCCGGAAGGCAACCTGCAGGTTCTGAAAAAATGCAGGGTCCATCAGCTCAAGCCTGATGTGGATGTAATGATGAAATTCATCGGGTATGACGAGCTGCTGGAGCACTTCGGAGAACCTGACCCAGACAACTACCGCGTGGTCTATGACGGCGAGGTGGAAACCAATAATCTGGAGGAACTCTTCGCTAAGTTTAATCTTGACCATCCGCTCGGCTATGAGGGACACAGCCTTTCCATGTCGGATGTGGTGGAGCTGTATGATGATTCCGGCAGCTCTTTCCACTATGTTGACCGATTCGGATTTAAGGAAATCCCCTTTCAGCCACAGGAGCAGGAGTTGTACCAGGGACCGACGATGAGCCTGTAA
- the cpaB gene encoding Flp pilus assembly protein CpaB — translation MSFLKNRTVLGVICIVLSLLICFALTPLFNQTVSQKTSIVRVVKDIKCGDQITKDMVQTVEVGGYNLPENIMKQADSVIGKYTIADLSPGDYIISTKLTDVPAAENAYLYSLNGNKEAISVSIKSFAQGLSGKLISGDIVSVIAPDYRKQGSTVIPPELTYVEVIGVTASTGYDTDSEQSSGDEDTDKNEDEKQLPATVTLLASPEQAKILAELDADGKLHLSLVYRGAKENAAKFIELQDKVIQALYPVPAAQTTNVQAQSPPHNTVTETENTVPEAGGE, via the coding sequence ATGAGTTTTCTTAAAAACCGCACAGTGTTGGGCGTCATCTGCATTGTGCTGTCTTTGCTTATTTGTTTTGCCCTGACTCCGCTGTTCAACCAGACTGTATCGCAGAAAACATCCATAGTCCGGGTAGTAAAGGATATAAAGTGCGGCGATCAGATCACCAAGGATATGGTGCAGACCGTGGAGGTGGGCGGTTACAACCTACCTGAAAACATAATGAAGCAGGCTGATTCGGTCATCGGCAAGTATACCATTGCGGATCTGTCTCCCGGTGACTATATTATTTCCACCAAGCTGACCGATGTCCCCGCCGCGGAGAACGCCTATTTATACAGCTTGAACGGTAATAAGGAAGCTATTTCCGTAAGCATCAAAAGCTTCGCCCAGGGTCTGTCCGGCAAGCTGATTTCCGGCGACATCGTGTCTGTCATCGCTCCCGATTATAGGAAACAGGGATCTACTGTAATCCCTCCGGAGCTGACCTATGTCGAGGTCATCGGCGTAACGGCCAGTACAGGTTATGACACTGATTCAGAGCAGTCTTCCGGGGATGAGGATACAGACAAGAACGAGGATGAAAAACAACTTCCTGCCACCGTGACGCTTTTGGCATCTCCGGAGCAGGCAAAGATCCTTGCGGAGCTGGATGCGGACGGCAAGCTTCATCTTTCCCTTGTTTACAGAGGCGCCAAGGAGAACGCCGCCAAATTTATTGAGCTTCAGGATAAGGTGATCCAAGCACTGTATCCAGTTCCCGCTGCACAAACAACTAATGTACAAGCACAATCCCCTCCGCACAATACAGTCACGGAGACTGAAAATACTGTTCCGGAAGCCGGAGGTGAGTAA
- a CDS encoding AbrB family transcriptional regulator, which yields MKAKPIYKIIDGKGRVLIPKELRAASGMDYGDIVKLNIHQGVVTAKKVDLIEVGDQSPEAVEAFVHAAIREMPEDTQITLAARLLELIEQRKGRRHE from the coding sequence ATGAAAGCTAAACCCATTTATAAAATCATTGACGGCAAGGGCCGCGTCCTGATTCCCAAGGAGCTTCGAGCAGCTTCCGGCATGGATTACGGAGATATTGTGAAGCTGAATATCCATCAGGGCGTCGTCACTGCAAAGAAGGTGGATCTCATTGAGGTAGGCGACCAGTCGCCAGAGGCGGTGGAAGCCTTTGTCCATGCCGCCATCCGCGAGATGCCAGAAGATACACAAATCACACTTGCAGCCAGATTGCTCGAACTTATCGAGCAGAGAAAGGGGCGGCGTCATGAGTGA
- a CDS encoding HNH endonuclease has protein sequence MHNFYLDVKDIDPKLFDFYERRYDVLDFKLLNYTDFFYLGSVEHKVCRFCGKGEPEVAFEKIAHALPESTGNHFLVSYYECDKCNKLFARQLESEYANFFNFYHNATNISGKKGVPIYQSKGGKSKAIWKSVDGSDKIFVMNDTTDDITTTFNAETKKLIRTGTIPSYIPIAVFKCFVKMAISIMPEAEINNFVRTISWIMEKRHVNFYSDEKKLLVRYKMIPGFNVTKYPCCILYKRKPNIWQGPYLLFSLTYGCFSYLIEVPTLKDASYHHIMNVPFPPLPFKTSSEDIFDLTSCERKKTATQSIEYEFDDISEITEQMKDVTPELL, from the coding sequence ATGCATAACTTTTATTTAGATGTTAAGGACATCGATCCTAAACTTTTTGATTTTTATGAACGTCGCTATGACGTTTTAGATTTTAAGTTGTTGAATTATACAGACTTTTTTTATCTTGGGAGTGTTGAACATAAAGTTTGTCGATTTTGCGGAAAAGGCGAGCCGGAAGTAGCGTTTGAGAAAATTGCTCATGCCCTTCCGGAATCTACAGGTAATCATTTCTTAGTATCATATTATGAATGTGATAAATGCAATAAACTATTTGCAAGACAACTCGAAAGCGAATATGCCAATTTTTTTAATTTTTATCATAACGCTACCAATATATCAGGTAAAAAAGGTGTACCTATTTATCAATCCAAAGGCGGCAAATCAAAAGCAATTTGGAAAAGTGTTGATGGTTCAGACAAAATATTTGTTATGAATGACACAACTGATGACATCACTACTACTTTTAATGCTGAGACGAAAAAATTAATTCGTACCGGAACAATTCCTTCATATATCCCGATAGCGGTTTTTAAGTGTTTTGTTAAGATGGCTATTAGCATAATGCCTGAAGCAGAGATCAATAATTTTGTTAGAACTATTAGCTGGATAATGGAGAAAAGGCATGTCAATTTCTATTCTGATGAAAAAAAACTCTTGGTAAGGTATAAGATGATCCCTGGCTTTAATGTTACAAAGTATCCTTGTTGCATTTTATACAAACGAAAACCGAATATCTGGCAGGGCCCCTATTTGCTCTTTAGTCTAACTTATGGTTGCTTTTCTTATTTAATTGAGGTCCCGACACTAAAAGACGCATCGTATCACCATATAATGAATGTACCGTTTCCACCTCTCCCGTTTAAGACTTCTAGCGAAGATATTTTTGACCTCACCTCATGTGAAAGGAAAAAAACAGCTACACAAAGTATTGAATATGAATTTGACGATATTAGCGAAATTACAGAACAAATGAAAGATGTCACTCCAGAGTTGCTTTAA
- a CDS encoding AAA family ATPase, protein MSSGERAYLNFFSWINLLSFFHEISDNVLASTRENILLLIDEIELYCHPEWQRQFIIFLLEELSEQFVGNKIQIILATHSPIVLSDIPLSNTVYIMQNEDGQSHIENRTKHKETFAANIYKLFDDSFFLSKKGAVGEFARNTINSVFKDLNDVLEKRRPKDNLKKERIKFVINRVGEPVIKNRLTDMYIKVFSEDKDALLSIQNKQIVELQEQIRNGKIVSSDELRILHEQLTKTLEEVNKLLPNEGDSI, encoded by the coding sequence ATGTCATCGGGTGAAAGAGCTTATCTTAACTTCTTTTCATGGATCAATTTATTAAGTTTTTTTCATGAAATATCAGATAATGTATTGGCTTCAACAAGAGAAAATATTCTTCTTCTTATTGATGAGATCGAATTGTATTGTCACCCAGAATGGCAGCGTCAATTTATAATCTTTTTATTAGAAGAATTATCGGAACAATTTGTTGGAAATAAGATTCAAATAATATTAGCAACGCATTCTCCCATAGTATTGTCGGATATACCTTTATCCAATACAGTGTACATTATGCAAAACGAGGATGGACAGTCGCATATTGAAAATAGAACCAAACACAAAGAAACATTTGCAGCGAATATATACAAACTCTTCGACGATTCTTTTTTTCTTAGTAAAAAAGGAGCTGTAGGAGAATTTGCTCGTAATACAATAAATTCAGTTTTTAAAGACTTAAATGATGTTTTAGAAAAAAGAAGACCTAAAGATAATTTAAAGAAAGAAAGAATTAAATTTGTAATTAATAGAGTAGGAGAACCGGTTATAAAAAACCGGCTCACGGATATGTATATAAAAGTATTTTCTGAAGATAAGGACGCATTACTATCAATTCAAAATAAGCAGATAGTTGAACTTCAAGAACAAATCAGAAATGGAAAAATAGTGAGTAGCGATGAACTTAGAATTTTGCATGAGCAGCTTACAAAAACATTAGAAGAAGTTAATAAATTACTACCGAATGAAGGCGATTCCATATGA